One Ignavibacterium sp. DNA segment encodes these proteins:
- a CDS encoding aminoacyl-histidine dipeptidase: MGSVLGHLKPELVWYHFEEICKYPRCSKKEEKIAEYVVSVGKRLGLQTEKDKFGNILIRKPAAAGKENLKTVTMQGHIDMVCEKNRGVEHDFDNDSIQPYIDGDWVKAKGTTLGADNGIGVAAALAVLEANDIEHGPVEALFTLDEETGLTGASSLKKGWLKGDILINMDSEELGTLFIGCSGGKNTAAKFKIKPEKAPRNYSAFELKVEGLKGGHSGLEIHAGRGNAVKILNRAIWEYSKENKLRLAEINGGNKHNAIPREAFAVVLVPKGNENKLKKFINNYNQTVKAENVSVEPDLSVSLVKHAVPEKVMDEKTQKRLVDALYAIPHGVIKMSNDIPGLVETSTNLAVVETVGKSVNIVTSQRSSVASEIKDITAMVSSVLQLAGAEISYGDGYPGWKPDINSDVLKVFKSTFENMYGKEPEVTAIHAGLECGIIKEKYPDMDMISFGPTMFGVHSPDEKLQISTVPEFYNQLVNVLKNIPVK; this comes from the coding sequence AAATCTGCAAATATCCCCGATGTTCGAAAAAGGAAGAAAAAATTGCAGAATATGTTGTATCAGTTGGTAAGCGCTTAGGGCTTCAAACTGAAAAAGATAAGTTTGGTAATATTCTTATCCGTAAACCGGCTGCAGCAGGTAAAGAGAATCTTAAAACTGTTACTATGCAGGGTCATATTGATATGGTTTGTGAAAAAAATCGCGGCGTTGAACATGATTTTGATAATGATTCTATTCAACCATACATTGATGGAGATTGGGTGAAAGCAAAAGGAACAACACTTGGTGCTGATAACGGCATCGGTGTTGCCGCTGCTCTGGCTGTGCTTGAAGCTAATGATATTGAACACGGTCCTGTTGAAGCTTTGTTTACTCTTGATGAAGAAACAGGACTGACTGGTGCATCAAGTTTGAAGAAAGGCTGGTTAAAAGGAGATATTCTTATCAATATGGATTCTGAAGAACTTGGAACTTTGTTTATTGGCTGCTCTGGTGGAAAAAATACTGCTGCTAAATTCAAAATCAAACCGGAAAAAGCACCAAGAAATTATTCTGCTTTTGAGTTAAAAGTTGAAGGATTAAAAGGCGGTCACTCAGGACTCGAAATTCATGCCGGCAGAGGTAATGCAGTTAAAATATTAAACAGAGCAATCTGGGAGTATTCTAAAGAAAATAAATTAAGATTGGCTGAAATAAACGGCGGCAACAAACACAATGCAATTCCAAGAGAAGCATTTGCTGTGGTACTTGTTCCAAAGGGTAATGAAAATAAATTGAAAAAATTTATTAACAACTATAATCAGACCGTAAAAGCTGAGAATGTTTCAGTTGAACCCGATCTTTCTGTTTCACTTGTAAAACATGCTGTACCTGAAAAAGTTATGGATGAAAAAACCCAAAAGCGTTTAGTTGATGCTTTGTATGCTATTCCGCACGGTGTAATAAAAATGTCAAATGATATTCCCGGTCTTGTTGAAACTTCAACAAATCTTGCAGTTGTAGAAACTGTTGGTAAAAGTGTTAACATTGTTACAAGCCAAAGAAGTTCTGTTGCGTCTGAGATTAAAGATATAACCGCAATGGTTTCATCAGTATTACAGCTTGCAGGAGCAGAGATTTCTTATGGTGATGGTTATCCGGGCTGGAAACCTGATATCAATTCTGATGTATTAAAAGTTTTCAAATCAACTTTTGAAAATATGTACGGAAAAGAACCGGAAGTAACTGCAATTCATGCAGGATTAGAATGTGGAATAATAAAAGAAAAATATCCTGACATGGATATGATCTCATTTGGACCTACAATGTTTGGTGTTCACTCGCCTGATGAGAAATTACAGATATCAACTGTTCCGGAATTTTATAATCAACTTGTAAATGTTTTGAAGAATATTCCTGTTAAATAA
- a CDS encoding MFS transporter, whose product MNTSEISLKPQPSSFLRWTALLLISLAMMGNYYIYDSISPLADLLKTQLGFSDSNIGLLNAIYSFPNILMVLVGGLIIDRIGTRISVVIFTFLIALGAVITAVTGNIYVMSAGRLVFGLGAESMIVAITTIIARWFKGKELSFAFGLNLTVARLGSFLALNSPSWGKNLYEHWQSPLWITVAGGIFALITIIIYYGLDLYAVKNYEMPKDGEQDKIVFKEIFRFGKSFWFITALCVTFYSAMFPFQTFAIKFFQEAHGTSREVGGNLSSILTLAAMIFTPLFGLLADKIGKRSLLMMFGSLLIIPVYLMMAYKFGKPEVMSDSDFVHLTIQFFDVNGSIPIYLILPMAMMGIAFSLVPAVMWPSVAIIVDPKKLGTAYGLMTMIQNIGLFGFNLLIGFANDVSQASFSNPAGYNTGMWIFSILGFLGLLFAFLLRRAETGPGGHGLEAGMKKA is encoded by the coding sequence ATGAACACAAGTGAAATCTCTCTGAAACCTCAACCATCATCATTTTTAAGATGGACAGCTTTACTTTTGATCAGTTTAGCAATGATGGGCAACTATTATATTTATGATAGTATTAGTCCGCTTGCAGATTTATTAAAAACTCAACTTGGTTTTTCTGATTCCAATATCGGATTGTTAAATGCAATTTATTCTTTTCCTAATATACTGATGGTTCTTGTCGGCGGATTGATAATTGACAGAATCGGAACAAGAATTTCAGTTGTGATTTTTACTTTTTTAATAGCACTTGGTGCAGTGATAACTGCTGTAACAGGAAATATTTATGTTATGTCAGCCGGAAGATTGGTTTTCGGTCTCGGTGCTGAATCTATGATTGTGGCAATTACAACTATTATTGCAAGATGGTTTAAAGGAAAGGAACTTTCATTTGCGTTTGGTCTTAATCTTACAGTTGCAAGATTAGGTTCATTCCTTGCACTTAATTCTCCAAGCTGGGGCAAAAATTTGTATGAGCATTGGCAGTCTCCGCTATGGATTACTGTTGCAGGAGGAATTTTTGCTTTAATAACTATAATAATTTATTACGGTTTGGATTTGTATGCAGTTAAAAATTATGAGATGCCTAAAGATGGTGAGCAGGATAAAATTGTTTTTAAAGAGATATTCAGGTTTGGAAAATCATTCTGGTTTATTACTGCCCTTTGCGTTACATTTTATTCTGCAATGTTTCCGTTTCAAACTTTTGCGATTAAATTTTTTCAGGAAGCTCACGGAACCAGCAGGGAAGTCGGCGGTAATCTCTCAAGCATATTAACTCTTGCCGCGATGATTTTTACGCCTTTGTTTGGATTGTTAGCAGATAAAATTGGAAAGAGATCTTTGCTGATGATGTTCGGCTCATTATTAATTATACCTGTTTATTTAATGATGGCTTATAAATTTGGTAAACCCGAAGTAATGAGCGACAGCGATTTTGTTCATCTTACTATTCAATTCTTTGATGTCAACGGATCAATACCAATTTATTTGATTCTTCCTATGGCAATGATGGGAATCGCATTCTCACTTGTACCGGCAGTAATGTGGCCTTCGGTAGCAATCATTGTTGATCCTAAAAAATTAGGAACTGCTTATGGATTGATGACTATGATCCAGAACATAGGTTTGTTTGGATTTAATCTGTTGATAGGTTTTGCAAATGATGTATCTCAGGCAAGTTTTTCAAATCCTGCTGGATATAATACCGGAATGTGGATATTCTCCATTCTCGGGTTCTTAGGTTTACTGTTTGCTTTCTTGCTGCGAAGAGCAGAAACCGGACCTGGCGGACATGGGCTTGAAGCAGGAATGAAAAAAGCTTAA